The Nostoc sp. 'Peltigera membranacea cyanobiont' N6 genome contains the following window.
GTTGTTTGTCAGGAAAACGGAGCTAAAGAAATTCTAGGAATTGATGGTAACTTTGTAGATGAAAATAAATTAAATATTCCCCAAGAATACTTTATTAAACACGATCTAGTAACCCCCTTAAAACTGGAACGACAGTTTGATTTAGTTATATCTTTAGAAGTTGCGGAACATTTGCCAATAGAAAAGGCTGAGAGCTTTGTAGATACACTTACTAATCTTGGTACTGCTGTTCTTTTCTCCGCAGCTGTACCTTCTCAACCTGGGACTAAACATATAAATTGTCAATGGCCTAGTTATTGGGCAAAAATTTTTAGTGAAAAGGGATATATCGTATTTGATTGCTTCAGAATGAAGTTTTGGGAAAATCCTGATGTTCCTTGGTGGTATGCACAAAATATGTTTCTTTTTGTCAAGCGATCTTGTCTACATAATTATCCTTTTCTTGAGCAAAATTTTTCTCCTCTCGATGAACCCCCAATTGCAATAATTCATCCTGAATTTTATTTGAAAGTGCAAAATGGCTTTTCCATACAAGAATCATTCTTAGTCCTAATCAAAGTTATATTGAGAAACATAAAAAATAAGATTTCTTAGTTAAATTATTCTCAGAATTACAAGGAAGTTACTATGGTATCTATTATCAAAGATAATATACAACTTATAGCAAATAAAGTCTTAAAACCTTTTAAATTACGAATTGTTCGACTTGCTCGAGGAGTAGGTATAGACTTATGTTTGAAAGGACTGGCTCAACGTGGCTATAGCCCTAAAGTAGTCCTAGATATTGGCGCTGCACAAGGTTGTTGGACGAAGTTAGCAATGCAAAGTTGGCCAGATGCTGAGTATTTTTTGATCGAGCCTCTTGAAGAGCGAGTACCAGATTTACAAACCTTGACCAATCAAAATACTAACATCAAATTTATTCTAGCTGCGGCTGGCTCAGAGGCGGGTACTTTAAGCATAGGGGTGACTCAAGATTTAGATAGTAGTAGTCTGATGTATTCTGGTAGTGCCTCGCGTGAAGTACCGATTATATCTGTAGACAATCTGTTTGATGAAGGAGTTATTAAACAACCAAATTTTATTAAAATTGACGTTCAGGGTTATGAATTAAAAGTTTTATCAGGAGCGAAAAAAGCCTTAAAACTATCAGATTTTATTTTACTAGAACTACAGTTTTTTCGCTTTTCATCGGAGATGATTCTGCTACATGAATCAATAGCATGGATGAACGAGCAAGGTTTTCAGCCCTATGAAATTGTAGATGTTTTGCGTAGACCATTAGATAATGCAATGGGGCAATGTGATATTTTATTTATTCGGAAAGACCACTGGATTTTGAAAAATCAAAGCTGGTCTTGATACTCATTTAAAAGTACCTATGCGATTCATAATCGGGTAATTCACGTTTTTAAAAACTACTAATTTTGGCAAAAAATATATGAGTATATCTCATTTGTTTAGTAAACGCTATATTTAATAATTTAGTTGAAAATTATATTTATGGATATTGTAATTTGTACTTATAACAATGCAGTTATACTAGATCGTGTTCTCACAGGAATCTCATTACAAAAATTTTATAAGAACTATAATTGGTCAGTTTTAGTTGTAGATAATAACTGTACAGACGAAACTGCTGATATTGTTGACAAGCACATTAATTCAGGATTAATCCCTAATTTGCGTAGGATAGTAGAGCAAAAGCAAGGATTAACTCACGCCCGTTTATGTGGAATTAAAAATACAACTAGTGAATGGCTGGCTTTTGTTGATGATGATTGCCTATTATCAGAAGACTGGATACCAAAAGCAATACAATTTGCGGGATCTCATCCAAATTGTGGTGCTTTTGGCGGCAAGGTAGTTCTCGATTGGGAAATAACTCCTTCGCCTATCCTTCTCAAACATTCAGGTAAATTTGCTGCCTATGAGCGCGGTGAAACTTCAAAACAATTAAATCGGCGTAATTACCAAATTCCAGGTGCAGGTTTAGTTATTCATAGAACTGCCCTTGAAAAAAGTGGCTGGTTAGATAAACAATTACTCAACGATAGGGAAGGAAAAAAATTAAGTTCAGGAGGAGATTCTGAGATAGTTTTGCGAATTCTGAACGCAGGTTATGAACTTTGGTATACACCTGATTGCGTGCTGCACCATTTTATTCCCACAAAGCGCATATCAGAAACTTATCTTTTTAACTTAATGTATGGTTTTGGTGCCGCAGCTCCTTACATTGCTGCTATTCGTTGGAACCGTTCTTATTATATTTGGTTACTTGTATCTGTTTTGCGAATTGTTAAAGGATTTTTACAAATATTCTCTTGCTATGTTTCTGCTTCATTTAATCAAAACAATAAAGCAGACACATTGATAATGTGGAATTGGACTAAAGGTCAAATTCATAGCTTATCTACTATTATCAGGATGGGTAGAGAAGAACATATAATCTGGTTAAGCTTATTTCAAAAATCTTTGATTGCCTAAGTAGAAAACATAGAATTAGATAATGACTTTTAATTTATCAAGTATCCAAACCAACTATCAAAAGTATATTTTTTTAATTATTGGAATATGCTTATGGATAAAAATTCCGATAATTGGAGTTTTGCCACTACTTTTATTTGTATTTATCAATAAAAATTCAAAATCCTATAGCCTAGATAGCTTACTCAATAATTCTATACTTCTGCTAGTTGCAGTCACTGTCACTCTTTTCTGTTGTCTTATAGATATTCAAGCTGATACCGAGCAATATTTAATAGCGTATCGAGATTGTAATGGTAATAATCCTATAGAATGTTTTCAATCAACCAATTATCCATTTGAACCAGGTTTTTATTTCCTTGCTTCCTTATTATTTATTATTTGTAACGGTTCGGAGATGGGCTTTCTGTTAAGCTGGTCTTTTATTATTAACCTTTTAACATTTTTTGTAATTTGTAAGGGGATTTCAAAAAATTATTATGCGTTACTGGTATTTTTTGTTATACTAAATCCCGCATTTTATCTTCAAGCATTTTTGATGCGCCAATTTATCTCAAGTACCTTTTTTTTGTGTGCATTAGTTTGTAGAAAAAATAAGTTTACTTGTGTGCTACTTATCTTTTTGAGTATCGTGAATCATTACTCTATACTCCTTTATTTACCTATAATAATAATGCAGTTTATTGATATAAATAGTTTATTAGAGCATAGTTTTTTTAATAAAATTAGTATGTCTCTTAGATATTTAAGTATCATTTTATTTGTTTTTGCATTAATATATTCGTCTTATGTAAATCAATCTACTCTTGCATCTATCTATGATACAATTAATAACATTCCTCAGCTTAGTTTTTTAGCTGCTAAAAGTGCATCTTTTGTAAAAAATCAACTAGCAAATATAGGTTTTCTGCCTCATTTGGTACTAGTAACATTTATTGGTTATTTTTATATCAATCTTTCACGAGATAATTACATCAATACAAGTTTAAATTATCGTCTTACTTCCGAAGAAAAACGTTTAGACCTAAGTATGTTATGTCTTTATGTATTGCAGTCAATTTTATTCTTATTCACCCGCAACCTTGATTACCTTCCTTTGAGATTAAGTCTCATACTTCTATCATTTTTAGGAATTTTCTTCTATTTACCTTTAGAAAGGAAGAGTAAACTTAAACCACCGATAAAATTTTTATCTATGGTTATTTTGCTTTCTTTGTCGCTTAGTTACTTTATTTATTTTTTACAAGTTAACTCTCGTGCAAATCCGACATTTAATTATTTAGAAGGTCGTGTGTTTACATCATCTATTATAGATTATATTGAAATGGCTATTTCTCGGTGGTAAATAACTCCCTATAAATTTTAAAAATTATGAATAACTTAATTCAAGTTGATATAATTACTTTGACAAAAAATTCTTCAGATTGTATACTTAGAACTTTAAATAGTGTTAGTATACAAGATTATAAACAGATTAATCACATAATTGTTGATGGTGATTCAAAAGACCAAACAATTTCTATTATTAATCAATATAATCATCAAAAAAAAATAATTGTTTTTCAGCAAAATGGTCTTGGAATTGCTAATGCTTTTAATGTAGGATTAATGAAATCATCAGGTAATTTAGTAATTTTCTTAAATTCTGGAGATGCTTTAGTTAATGAACTAGTAATTACTAAAATTGTAGATTCCTATATACAACAAAAGTGGCTTTGGGCATTTGGAGAAACTATCTCTTTAAGTCGAAGAAAATACTTAAAAAGGCATATTAAGCAGTATAATTATTGGGATAAAAACTTATTTTTGTCCGGCAATCCTATCTGTCACCAGTCTACTATTTTTTCTCACAAGCTTATCCATAAAATCGGCTTGTATGATGAGCAGCTAACTTTAGAAATGGATTATGATTTTAATATTCGAGCTTCTTTAATTGCTCAACCACACCTGCTATATTTTCCAATATCTTACTATGACACTACAGGGATCTCTTCTATAAAAGTTTTTAAACATTATAAAATACACAGAAAAGTACGTAATAAATACTTCCCACTATCTCCTATTAATAGCTTTAAAACTGACAGTTTGTGCTTTTTTAAAGCATGTATGCGTTTTATGATGATCCCTATGAAAATCTTTTTGTAGTTTCAATTATTATTTCTGTAAATCAGATTCAATATGATAGGCAAATCTAATATGTTAGTTGAACCCAGAGTCAAGACTTTTCCTTCTGTAACTATAGGTATACCTACTTATAATGAAGTAAATTATATAGAAAACCTGGTTTTAGGTTTTCTAGAAACAAGTTATCCCAACTTAATCGAAATATTGGTGGCTGATGGCGGCAGCAATGATGGCACTCAAGAAATAGTCAAAAAACTCTCTGATAAAAACGCACGAGTTAAGTTAATACACAATCCAGAAAAAGTTCAATCAGCTGGTCTTAATCTAATTTTGTCTGAATCTATAGGTGATGTTTTTATTAGAATTGATGCCCATTCGGACTATGCACCTGACTACATTGAAAAATGTGTAGATGCTTTGCAGAAATCAAAAGCTAGCAATGTCGGTGGAGCACAGCGTTTTGTTGCACAAACTTCCTTCCAAGCTGGTGTTGCTCTTGCATCCAAAAGTTTTCTTGGTAATGGTGGAGCTAAATATAGAAACCCCAACTATACAGGTTATGCGGAAACAGTTTATTTAGGGTGTTTCTGGAAAAAGAGTTTGCTAGACATACAAGGCTATAATATCAAAGCATCTCATAATGAAGATGCTGAATTAAACTTGAGATTAAAAAAGATATTTGACATAACACAAATTAGTAATCAAGATGCTGAATTAAATCAAAGATTAATGGCTGTAAATAAACAAGCAATATATATTGACTCCAAAATTCGTGTCTGGTACTACCCTCGAAAAAATTGGAAGTCCCTGTTTATTCAATATTTTCAATATGGCAGAGGTCGCTATTTAACAAGTAAAAAACACAACATTAAATCACAGATAAGAGGTTTGCTACCTTTTGTATTTATATCTACTGTCATTTTACTACTGATTATTGATTTCCTATTTCCTAAGCTAGGTTTGCCTATAGAAACATTAATTGTGATAGGTTTGTTTTTGCCTTTTCTAGAGAGTCTGCGAGTTACTCTGGGATACTGGAAAGGCTTTACTTCTGAAATTTGGCGAGGTAGTGAAGATAAAATTCCGTCATTCTTTAGCCGTTGGGTTTTGTGCGGAATTACTTTATTGAGTATGCCACTTGCTCACTTTTCTGGCTATGGCTATCAATTATTCCGTAATCAAGTTTTGCGAGTCAACAATTGGTAATTCATAATTTACTAAGCTTTGTATTTTCAAAGGTATTAAATATGAACCCAAGTAAATAATGATATTGCTGGAATTGGATAGCAATATTTTTGTATACTATGACCATCATTCATAACGGAAAAATACTTGAGTTGCAAGTAAGCGATAATTAAAAATTTCTCAATTTAAATTAAGAGATTCAAAAATGCCACTAAATACTGATCGCAAATCAAATAATTATGTAATTTCGCTAGAGTTTAATGAACTTTGCCCTTCATTGATGGAACGTTTTATTAAAGAAGGAAAGCTACCTAACTTCCGGCAACTCTATGAACAGTCAGAAGTTTATACAACCGATGCACAAGAAAAATCACCATTTCTAGAACCTTGGATTCAATGGGTGACAGTACATTCTGGTCTACCTTACAGCGAACATCAGGTTTTTCGTCTTGATGAAGGACACAACCTTAATTCAAAACGTATCTGGGATATTGTCTCAGAAGCAGGATTAAGAGTTTGGGTTTGTGGCAGCATGAATGCGAGTTACAATTTTGGATTAAATGGATATATAATGCCAGATTTTTGGAGTACAAAAGTAACTCCTAATTCGGCTGAATTATTACCATATTTCCAATTTGTCCAAAAACAAGTCCAAGAACACACAAATGATTCTGCTCCTTTTAGCCGTGGAGATTATCTGAGATTTCTCAGCTTCATGAGTAGCCACGGACTTTCATTAGATACCATTGTTGCTATTATCCAACAACTAATTCGTGAAAAAATCACAAGAAGATATCGCTGGCAACGTGCAACTATTGCCGACAAGCTCCAATTTGATTTATTTCGCTCGTACTATCAAAAGTTTAGACCACATTTTTCTACTTTTTTTATTAATAGTACAGCCCATTTTCAGCATATGTACTGGCGCAACTTTGAGCCGGATAATTTTTCAGTAAAAGCGTCAGTAAAAGATCAGATAGAGTATGAAAAAGCCATTTTATTTGGCTATCAGGAAATGGATAAATTAATAGCTAAGTTTTTAACTTTAGTAGATGCCAATACGACTTTAATATTGTCAACAGCCTTAAGTCAACAACCTTGCTTTACTTATGAAAATTCTGGAGGAAAACGCTTGTATCGACCGCGTAAATTTGAAAATATATTAGAATTTGCAGGTGTGAATACGAAGTATGTTTGTTCTCCTGTAATGGCTGAACAATTTTACATTCGATTTGATAATGAGCAGGATGCAGTTGAAGCTGAAAAAAAGCTTTTAACTTTACAAGTTGACCGGCGTTCGATAATGGAATTAAAGCGCAATGGCAAAGATGTTTTTGGTGGCTGTGGAATTTTTGACCAACTCTCAAATAATGCAATTTTGACTATTGCTAATAGCGAAAAATCAATCCCATTTTTTGAAATTTTCTACCAACTAGAAGATATTAAAAGTGGTATGCATCATCCTGATGGCATTTTATGGATTCGCAAACCAAGCTGTCAGCATTCGGTTCATAAAGATAAAGTCTCTCTGCTTTCTATTGCCCCAACTATTTTAGAATTATTAAATATTGCCAAAATAGATTCAATGAAGGGAACTGCACTAGATTATCCTACTTCATACAGCCGAACTTCATAAGGATTTAAAATAGTACTGAAACTTCTCTCAGTGGATAGGTTAGTAATAGTTTTTTTATTAAAAACAACTATTTTATCAGCTAACCCCTGAGTAAATTTGGCTGTGAAATTTATCTGATTATGATTATGATTAACAGCTATCATTAAATATTTTTTAGTATTAGGAATAGAGAATAATTTAATTTCTATATCTAAGTTGTTTACTTGTACTGGATTCCTTAAATCTTCCCCTCTAACGATTGCAGGAATGTAATCTCGGAGTTCCTGAATAATAGGATATAAAACTGACTCATTCCAGGAATGTGAAGATAAATAGTGCGTCCAAAATATTAGTCCATCAGCCCCTGTAAGGACTGATAAATAAAACATATAGCGAATTTCTCCTTTTGTTGGTAGTCGTTTTTTTGACTGCTTCTTACTATAAGCTTGTAATACGTTCCAAAATTTTTTGTTTTTAACATCAGCTAAAGAAATGACTTTATAGAGTGCTTTTCGGTAAGATGATACCCATGCAAATTCTGGAACTCCCTCCTCACAAGGATAACGATCCCACATTAGTATATCCATTGCATCGACATAAGATTCAATTTTTTTAATATCACCAAAAACTAAAGCAACTGGCTTAGATTTATCTTCTTGTTTAATAGCTTGGTATACCTTTTTTAATAAATCTGGAGAGAGCGGTGTAGGTTTTTTAATCTCTGGTTCATCATAAAGATACCAACCATAAACTGAAGGATGATTTTTATAGGTACGAATAAAGTCTTTTACTTCTAGGATATTTTTCGATTCAACTAAGGGGCGATAAATCTCTAATAAAACTCTTACTCCTGCTTTTTTAGAATTATCCAAAAATTCTTTGATTTTCCCTTTGTCTGCTTCTCCTACATAAGGTATTAAAATGTCAATTCCTTTAGGAGATACTTGAGTTGAAACATTAATATTATAAATGTGGTCATACCAGCCTAAGAAGAAGGGTAAATTTCGTTTACGATTAAGGGTTAAATATTTTTTGGGATTTAAACTCAAAAGTATGGTGCTAGTACTAGCTAGTAGGAAAGCAGGAATCAAGGCTATAAATTTACGTCGCGTTACGCTCATAAAATATCAAGTTTCAGAAGAATTTAGGAACCAAGCTAAAGACGCTGCACCAAAGCATCATAATACTTTTGCATTGGAAATTCAGCAAAAACTCGAGCGTCGGCTTTTGGTAATGTCTTCTCTACGCGCTACTGATTCTAGAGAGCGCCTGGGATATTTATTTACCTTGTGGCGTGAAAATCCCCTATTGTGTATGCTGCCTAACTAGTCCCACAAAATTCATGACTTTGTTCTAGCAAGCCATGCCTTTATTCTTTTTTCATAAAATAAAAAAATGGAATAGTCCTGCCAGAAAAAACCACTTAAGCCTGCAATGGGTATTAATATTTTAAATCTGCCATAGTGAGCTAGATTGCGGCAATTCTGAGTTTAAGAAATGGGGGACATTTCTGAACTTGCAATTATCAATTCAAAGCTCTGAGGCTAATCAGATGTCACATTCATGGGTTTGGCAGTATTTAGTTTTATTGATTGCTTCTTGTAAATTTCTCAAAGGAATGATCTGAAAATTAGTTCCATTCTGTACTGCCGCAGTGATGTAGGCAAACTTTTTGCCCCGATAAAATTGGTCACGACCAATTTTTGTGACATACCGAGACTGCTGGAAGTCATTAGCAATGTTTAAATTGTAAATATTTTCTAGTAATTTGACTCCTTTGGCATTTTTTGCAGTGAATTTGATGCTTGAGTCACCGCTAACGGTTATTCCTTCTTTAGTCACTGTCCCATTTTGAGAAGTGACATCAGCATAAAAGTATAAATTTCCCTTTGTCCCACCGTAGCCGTGGGCTTCGCTGTTGTATCTCAATGTTGGTAGTAAAGTTCTTGTTTTTGCCCACTTAAGAACGGTGCTAATGTTTTGTTCTGGAAGCGCATTTGCAGGAGTGACGGCTAAAATAACTGCGATCGCAGACAGAGTAACATTGAATAAATAGTTAAATTTAGAACTTTTGTACATAGTATTTTCCCGTTAGATAATACTGAATAGATAAAGCTAAAACCACCATAAATTAAGAATTATTTCTAGAGCGGCGTTATTTATTACTATTCAGCTTTTAGTAGCAAAAACAACTTAACATCGACTAACGACTACTGTCCAGCGATCGCTACTGAAGGAAATTTGGTTTCAACTAAAATTTTGTAACAGTTGCAATAATCGTAAAATAGATACTGATACAAACATCAAAATAGAGGTTTTCGGCATCAGTAGACCATGCCTAGCTTATTTCTGAGTTACAAAACTTAGATTTGATCTCAGCCAAACAAGAGTATGTACTCTTAGGACTGGATGCATCTAAGCTACAGGTTCTACACACTTCTTAATAAACCAGCCTTGAGAACGCAAAACGTTCTAATCTAAAAGCTAACCGGGTTAATTTACTGGCAGTTTTGCAGGCATTACTCTCAAGCTTATAAAGCACAGAGACACCGATGTGTCAAGCCTCAAAGCGATCCAGACTTAACACATAAATGATTATGATGGGAGTTTTACAAATCCGATGAGTGTTAAGGCAAGTGGTGGAAGCTCAGTTGCGCGTCCGCAACTATATCAAACCCTAGCTGTAGCGACAATTATCCAAGCCGAACAGCAAGACCGCTTTTTAGGAAGTGGTGAACTAAATGAACTGGCAAGCTATTTTGCATCTGGTGCAAAGCGGTTAGAAATTTCTCAGACGCTGACGGATAATGCCGAGATTATTGTATCTCGCGCTGCCAACCGGATTTTTGTCGGTGGTTCGCCAATGGCTTTTTTAGAAAAGCCCAGAGAAATAGAAATAGTACCTGTTAGTGCTGGTGCTAATGTTCAGCAAGGGATGCAACTGGGAACTGTAACCTACGTTGAAAGTCGTGGTGGCTTCCTAGAAAATTTACGCTCAATATTTAACTCATCCCCCAGTGGCCCGACACCTCCAGGTTTCAGACCAATTAACATTGCTCGATATGGCCCGAGCAACATGGCCAAGAGCTTGCGGGATTTATCCTGGTTCTTGCGCTACGCTACTTATGCGATCGTTGCTGGCGACCCCAACATCATAGCGGTGAATACACGGGGTTTGCGGGAAATCATTGAAAATGCCTGCTCTGGTGAAGCAACGCTAGTAGCTTTGCAAGAAATCAAAGCTGGTTCACTTTCTTTTTTCCGCAACGATGCTGAGGCTACAGAAATTGTGTCTCAGTACATGGATGTTTTGTTAACAGAATTCAAAGCAGCCACACCTTCAAATAAAGTCCGTCAACGCCCCTCTAGCGACCAGCAAGGGTTGGAACTGCCGCAAATTTACTTTAATGCAGCAGAACGCCGTCCCAAGTTTGTGATGAAGACTGGGTTATCAAGTAGCGAAAAAAATGAAGTAATCAAGGCTGCATATCGGCAAATTTTTGAGCGCGATATTACCCGTGCTTATAGCTTGTCTATATCTGACCTAGAATCCAAGGTAAAAAATGGCGACATCTCCGTAAAAGAGTTTGTCCGCCGTCTAGCTAAATCTCCCCTTTACCAAAAACAGTTTTACCAGCCTTTTATTAACAGCCGAGTCATCGAACTAGCTTTCCGCCACATTTTGGGACGGGGGCCAAGTAGCCGCGAAGAAGTACAAAAATACTTCTCAATTATTTCTAACGGTGGTCTACCAGCCTTAGTAGATGCTTTAGTAGATTCTGCTGAGTACGGTGACTATTTTGGTGAAGAAACAGTACCCTACCTCCGGGGTCTGGGTCAAGAAGCACAAGAATGTCGTAACTGGGGGCCGCAGCAAGACCTGTTTAACTACAGTGCGCCTTTCCGCAAGATACCTCAGTTTATTACCACATTTGCTGCTTACGAACAACCACTACCAGACCAACATCCTTACGGTTCTGGTAATGATCCCTTGGAAATTCAGTTTGGGGCGATTTTCCCGAAAGAAACCCGTAACCCCAGCACCAGTCCGGCTCCTTTTGGCAAGGATACCAAGCGCATCCTAATTCACCAAGGCGCAGGGATTAATAACCAAAATAGTAATCCCAAAGCACGGGGTGAAGCTCCTGGTACTCTTGGGCCCAAGGTGTTCAAGTTAGATCAGCTGCCTGGTACTAGAGGTAAAAAGGCTGCCAAAAATTCTAGCGTCAGATACTCCGAAAGCTCCACGCAAGCATTGATTAAAGCTGCTTACTTGCAAGTTTTTGGTCGCGATCTTTACGAAGGTCAGCGCCCGAAGGTATTGGAAATTAAGCTGGAAAACGGCGACATCTCTGTACGAGAGTTTATCCGTGCTTTGGCTAAGTCGGATGTATTCCGCAATCTGTACTGGTCATCGCTCTATGTTTGTAAAGCGATCGAGTATATTCACCGCCGCTTGTTGGGTCGTCCGACTTATGGCCGTCAAGAAATCAACAAGTACTTCGATCTCGCTGCGAAACAAGGCTTTTACGCGGTGGTTGATGCCATCATTAACAGCGTAGAATACAGCGAAGCATTTGGTGAAGATACAATTCCTTACGAGCGGTATCTTACTCCTGGTGGTGTATCAGGGCGACAATTGCGCGTTGGTAGCATTCGTGAAGATGTTGCAGCGAAAGTCCAGAAGGAAGTAACACCTACCTTTGTGACATTGGGTACAGTCACAGAAAACCGATCGGAACCAGATATTCAGTTCCGTATTAACCAAGGTGTTAGCAAGCAACGCGAACAAACCAAAATCTTCAAACTGGTATCCAATATCAGTGACAAAGTTGCAGTAAAAACCTTGATTAGCGCTGCCTATCGTCAGATTTTTGAGCGGGATATTGCACCCTACATTGCCAAAAATGAGTTTACGGCGTGGGAAAGTAAGCTGGGGAACGGTGAAATCAGTGTGAAAGAATTTATTGAAGGTTTGGGTTACTCTAACCTCTACCTGAAGGAATTCTACACACCTTACCCCAACACCAAAGTGATTGAGTTGGGAACCAAACACTTCTTGGGACGTGCGCCATTAGACCAAGCAGAAATCCGCAAGTATAACCAGATTCTGGCTACTCAAGGGATTCGTGCCTTTATTGGTGCTTTGGTAGATAGTGTGGAATACAACCAGGTATTTGGTGAAGATACGGTTCCTTACCGTCGCTTCCCGACCCTACCTGCGGCAAACTTCCCGAATACCGAGAAGCTTTACAATCAGCTTACCAAGCAAAACGATGACGTAGTTGTGCCTAGCTTTAAGCCAGTGCAAAGTCGTCCAGGTTCTAGCGCTACGCCGCTTTTAGCGCAAGCGATCGCAGATATAGCAGCCCAAACAAACGGTATAAACAAGAGCAGCCCTTCCTTTGCGGAACTGGGTCGTTCCTACAACGATGTTAGCAGACAACCCGTGGAACTGGGTGTGCGTAAACATGCACGTATTTACCGTCTAGCAGAAAGCGCAAACCAAGCCGAAACACAACAGGTAATCAACGCCATTTACTGTCAGGTATTGGATGTATTTAGCGGTGAAGTGCCTGATAATTTCCGCCGTACCGATCTAGATAGCAAACTCCAGAATGGTAAAATTTCTGTGCGGAAGTTTGTATGTGAACTAGCCAGTTCCGAAATCTATCGTCAGCGCTTCTTGTCACCTTATCCCCATGCCAAGGTCATTGAGTTCCTCTTCCGTCACCTGTTGGGGCGTATACCCGCAACTCAGGAAGAAATTAGCCAGTGTAACCAGTTGCTAGCTGATAGTGGTTTGTCGGCTGCTGTAGAAGCAATAGTCGAAAGCCCAGAATATAGCTGCTACTTCGGTGAAGATGTTGTCCCTTACAACCGCTTCCCATCTCTGCCAGTAGGTAACTACCTCGGCAGTGTACAGACGGCTGAGTAGGTAATAAGTTACAGGGTACAGATTATTTTCTGCGATCTTTACCCTGTAACCTTCGTAACCTTTCGTAATATTGCTCTCAGATTACAGCTAAAACAGGGAATTCTGAAAGGCAATATTACAAAGTGTTAAGAGCAGTCATAAATGCTCAACAGAATGCCGGAAAATGTTTTGCGGAAGGTAACTGAGTTTGAAAGCTTGTGTACTTGTGTGGACTCAAGCAAACTCGTAATTTATTAGCCGTAGCAGTTATCAAACTGCTGTGTCTAAAAGAACGAGAGAACAAACTCCGTAAACCAAATTTAAAGTCGCACCAGTTTAATCAAATCCTGGTTTCATTCGTATTGGAGGAATCCATTAATGAGTATTGTCACGAAAGCTATCGTGAATGCTGATGCAGAAGCCCGCTACCTCAGCCCTGGTGAGTTAGATCGGATCAAATCCTTCGTTGCAAGTGGTGAGCGCCGCGTGCGGATTGCTCAAATTTTGTCAGAAAATCGCGAACGCCTTGTTAAGCAAGCTGGCGATCAACTGTTCCAAAAGCGTCCTGATGTTGTATCTCCTG
Protein-coding sequences here:
- a CDS encoding beta-galactosidase, translated to MSLNPKKYLTLNRKRNLPFFLGWYDHIYNINVSTQVSPKGIDILIPYVGEADKGKIKEFLDNSKKAGVRVLLEIYRPLVESKNILEVKDFIRTYKNHPSVYGWYLYDEPEIKKPTPLSPDLLKKVYQAIKQEDKSKPVALVFGDIKKIESYVDAMDILMWDRYPCEEGVPEFAWVSSYRKALYKVISLADVKNKKFWNVLQAYSKKQSKKRLPTKGEIRYMFYLSVLTGADGLIFWTHYLSSHSWNESVLYPIIQELRDYIPAIVRGEDLRNPVQVNNLDIEIKLFSIPNTKKYLMIAVNHNHNQINFTAKFTQGLADKIVVFNKKTITNLSTERSFSTILNPYEVRLYEVG